The Oncorhynchus mykiss isolate Arlee chromosome 8, USDA_OmykA_1.1, whole genome shotgun sequence genome includes the window CGCcgtacgggactcccaatcacggccggtcgATTAAGGGTCTGTAGTTACGCCTCCagtactgaaatgcagtgccttagacctctgtgccactcgggagcccatcatTATTGAACCAATAGTCGTGAGTTCCTGTTCAAGAGTACCAGGTCGACAAACAGCAGCCATATTGGAGTCACCCCCCAGGCCAAGGAAAAGGCCAAGTTAGCTACAGTCGACATCGTCACCCCACAAGAGGTTCCTGAGGACAACGcaaataaataattttaaaaagggaGAAAGAAACCTGTGACGCTTGGTCTGTAATGAGTTCTGTTACCAGATACAGTGCAAGTACTGGGCTCATGAGCTATGATGAAATTTAACTGGGGTGGGATTCATTTGTGACCTGTCAGAGGGGAAATGCCAGTGTTATGAAATGTTTCATCAGTTATATGTCAATGAATGTGCCAAAACCAGTTTGCTCTTGAACTGCTGGGATTTTCAATCTTGCCTTATGCCAATGATAGTCTAGTTAACCTGTTAGAAAGGTAGACATTTTTGCCAGTGAGGTATGAAAGACTGAAACCAAGATATAATCTTTGGGGTATATTCCCCTGATGGGCACTCTcctaacaaaaacacacatttaaaCTAAGGTCAACTACAGCCATTTTCCTGAATTGTTACCTAAGCATGGCCATCAGCCACCTACAATCCCTAAACTTGGCTTGTCAATTTCATCTTGGGGTGGGCTACTGCTGAAAAAGTATAGCCAACAATAAGCAGGTTCACTTATGACAAGCTTTCAAATAGCGTTACCATTGCATGAACACCTGCTGTGAATATCATTAGAAAACTGATTATGCCAAGAGAAGAAAGTGTTACAGTTCAAGAGTAATCAGGACACTGGGAAGTCCAGAACAATGAGCACTCTCATTGAGATCTGGATGGTCACCTCTTGGCTATTTTGTGTAGATACCAGCTCCGCACTACTGGATTTAAGGTACATCTCATCAGGATCATAGCATTTTGACAACCATTagaaacaaacaccattgtaaagtACTCATTTTATTGAAACATGCTCAAGTCAAAGGACTTCATATCCATACTGGGGATAGTGGAAAGTGATGCACCCTTCAGGCCACCTACAATTAGATGGCTGTAGAGACAGAAAAGACAGCCATCCCTGTAACAGGTTGAAGAATTGTTAGTAACATGCATCTCATTGCCGTTGGGGGATTTTACAGTAAAataaccagcacacacacacacacctgacaagcAAAGTGTTCCAGACCATTACACCAACCAGTCAACTGAATACAGAACACAATGACAGATGAGTAGGTTACAGGTTCAAGTTCATTTGGCATCAAAGCTGATACAATTAAAAGCCAAGTGTAAACTATAGTCTTCAATGCCAAAATCACCAACCTTGTTCTACAGTAGGATATTTTACAAATTCACTGGGGATCCGGGTTTCAGAGTTTTCCACTATTGTGAGCGGTCCAAGAACAGAGTTTTGAACCAGGCCCTGGGGttctgagaaaaatatatatataaattacttCAAGCTGCAGTCCCATCAGAACTCAAGAGTGATCAGCTCAAATGAATATGGAACTACAGTTTAGTCAGGCTTGAAATGAAGTGCCTCAAAATACCTGAATCCACACCCCTCTTCAACCGAGGCTTGCAACTCGAGTCACAGCACTTGCAGAGGTCACTTTGAGACGGGTCGTCCAGCAGCTCCCATCTATGAATAAAAAAAGTTGGCTGTTGCATTGGCACTAACATCATTATGGTCCAATGTTAAAGAATGTGACCAATACTTACTCTCCAGTCTCTTTAATGTAGTGGCAGGCCTTCTTTTCTATATCAAAAACCTCAGGGTCCCATGCAACAAGCTTACAATGAATATACACCTGGGGTGAAATAAGAGAACAGTCAAGAGCTACAGTATGAAAACAACCCAGTCATACCGAGAACTTGTGGTCCACTCACTTCCTCGCCTAAGGCAAACTTGAAGGACTGCAGGTAAAGCAGAATAGCAGACGAGTGGTACCTAGGCAGGAACCTGGAGTTCCCATTCTTCCCATCTGCAAGGCAACTGAAAATGCATTGTGCAATGAGCAGACAAACAGAACTTCCATCCAGCAAATAAGCTaactttaaaatgtattcaatactTTTCAACATTCGAGTAGGCTGTGTAGCGCTAGGCAGtcaaaccaaaacgtgcaccctaCATGGCCATAGCCAGGTCTGGTACACACCCCTTGTTGGTGATGATGGGGTACACCAGGCTCGCAGACTGCAGTTCTGGTGTTGTGGCTGCCACACACTCCTCCAAGAGCAGCAGCAAGGGCTGATGGTCCTTCTGATCCACTGCTGCCCAGATGGGGATGAAAGAGCCCAGGGGAAACAGGCTGCTCTTAGCCAGACCAGTAAG containing:
- the LOC118965554 gene encoding uncharacterized protein LOC118965554, which translates into the protein MSLLWQCAIVLAVVAASAANEDFNVDCEKHSIKVTWKVSPELVEHAARLFLGHCVPSTFSVLPTGEGMATFHYNLNGCAIKKRVTGKKHIYSTSLTYRPNRKPKPAAISHHIKCVYIRPEGWIPPFLIPAYGSAEGHGGLVFHMALLNEDLTGLAKSSLFPLGSFIPIWAAVDQKDHQPLLLLLEECVAATTPELQSASLVYPIITNKGCLADGKNGNSRFLPRYHSSAILLYLQSFKFALGEEVYIHCKLVAWDPEVFDIEKKACHYIKETGEWELLDDPSQSDLCKCCDSSCKPRLKRGVDSEPQGLVQNSVLGPLTIVENSETRIPSEFVKYPTVEQVDWLV